GCAAAGCGCTGGGGCATCGTGTCTTCAGTAAAGCCGAAGAGAAGCTAAAGCTGGAAGGGCTGGTGTTCCCTTATATTGGGCAAGCCATCAAACAGGCTCTGGAACTGGCTGAAAAGAATCCGGATATCAAACTGGCGATCCTGGATGCCGCTATTTTGCTGGAAACAGGCTGGAAAGAGCACTGTTCTGCGGTGATTTTTGTCGATGCCTCGCTGCCGGTGCGATTGCAGCGAGTGGCGAAGCGGGGCTGGTCAGCTGAAGAGCTTTATCGCCGAGAGGCAACTCAGTGGCCACTCGAACAGAAAAAGAGTGCAAGTCAGCATATTATTCCGAATGAAGGTGATGAAGTTTTCACGGAAAGACTGGTAAACGACCTCATAAATCGCTATTCTCGACAATGAGGAATAAATCCTCGTTGCAGGTATCGTACTTGCAGCACAACACCTGAATCGCTGGTTAACCACGCCGTTCACTTACTAAAGGGAGACATTCGTTCTCCCCAGCGTGGTCGCTCCGCTGGCTCACTGGTTCTCCACTTGTTCTCTCGGCAGAAGGTTCCTTCGCCAGAACAGGTTCCAGCAAGCTGATGTCAGGAGCGTTTCAACTGACTGGCTGGGTGATAAGGAAATTGAGCACATGCCCGAATCGCGTACTTCTGCCAAGCGATCTCCCGGTCGCCCCAAGGGAAGCAAGAATCGATCACGATCCTCCACCAAAGAACTGGAACTGCAAGAGGATATTGAGAAAGAAGAAGAGGAATCCGCCGGCTCGAATGAAGACCTGAGCGATGTCACGTTCTCCCGTGGGGATGAACCCATTCGAACCCAGGATGGCCCCATCCTGACGCCATCTTCCGAATTGACCAGCGAACCTGCTCCAACCCCCGAAGCTTCAGAACGCGCTGCTAACCCGGTTGTCGTACAGGAAATTCCTCCGCGGCCTGTCATCCGCAAACCCATGTTGCCACCTCTGCCACAGCAGATTCTTCCCGGCGCTGGCCCGGCACCGGGCGAAGAGGAAGCCGTTTACGATCCTGAAACCCAGGCCCGCTACGAAGAAGTCAAACGCGGTGCGATGTACATCACCGAACTGCAGCAGATGAGCATGCAGCAGCTCATCAAGATTGCCAAAGACGAAGGCATCAACGAATACACGGGCATGAAGAAGCAGGATCTGATCTTCAAGATTCTGAAGGAACG
The sequence above is drawn from the Planctomycetia bacterium genome and encodes:
- a CDS encoding dephospho-CoA kinase, with product MKSTLPVLGLVGGIGSGKSYIASLFAMRGAIVLDADKFGHEALLQPAIKEKIKANWGDAVFGTDGEVDRKALGHRVFSKAEEKLKLEGLVFPYIGQAIKQALELAEKNPDIKLAILDAAILLETGWKEHCSAVIFVDASLPVRLQRVAKRGWSAEELYRREATQWPLEQKKSASQHIIPNEGDEVFTERLVNDLINRYSRQ